Within Caldanaerobius fijiensis DSM 17918, the genomic segment AGGGCTGCATAGCACGCTGATATGCCACATCCTGTGTTATCTGGCCCTTAATATACGGCTGCAGCGCATTCTTATTTATATCCGCTGCCACAGGGCTCATGATATAAAATGTCAGAAAAAGCGAAAGCCCTATAAGTACCTGGTTCGGCGGGATTTGTTGTGTGCCCATAGCGTTTCTCAAAAATGAAAATACCACAATTATCCTCGTAAAAGACGTCACCATTATCAAAATAGACGGTGCAAGGGTTAATACAGTAAGCACCAGCATAAGCTGTATAGCCGTTGACATGTTGCCGGGATTATCTAAAATATTCTTTAATAAACTAAAACTGTTCATCTCTGTCACCTGTGTAATGAATATCTTTTGATTCTCTCAATTCTGATATCAATCTTATGTTGCTGTTTGTAACCCCAATAAGGAGGC encodes:
- the fliP gene encoding flagellar type III secretion system pore protein FliP (The bacterial flagellar biogenesis protein FliP forms a type III secretion system (T3SS)-type pore required for flagellar assembly.), which gives rise to MNSFSLLKNILDNPGNMSTAIQLMLVLTVLTLAPSILIMVTSFTRIIVVFSFLRNAMGTQQIPPNQVLIGLSLFLTFYIMSPVAADINKNALQPYIKGQITQDVAYQRAMQPLRQFMFKQTRKSDLALFMNIKGQKASSLDQVPNTALIPAFIISELKTAFEIGFILYIPFLVIDIVVSSILMSMGMFMLPPVLISLPFKLLLFIMVDGWNLVVKSIVIGFR